Genomic segment of Limnohabitans sp. INBF002:
CAAGCCGCCAAGGCATACAGAGGAATCAACAAACAAATCGCAGCCTCGGCCGAGGTGTCTACACCCGTGGTGACGAATGGCAAATCAAACGACAACAACCAAGCTGACAAATTTGGCCCTACCAATTGGCCACCCAACAACACGCCCAAGATGATGGAGGTGATGGTCAAACCTTCAATCCAACCGTTGGCTTTGACCAACTGTGAGGCGGGCAGCAGCTCGGTCAGGATGCCGTACTTGGCGGGCGAGTACGCCGCAGCGCCCAAACCGACAACAGCGTAAGCCAGCAAAGGATGCACGCCAAACAGCATCATCAAGCAACCCACCACTTTGATGGTGTTGCTCATGAGCATGACTTCGCCCTTCGGTCGTGAGTCGGCAAACGCGCCCACGAATGGGGCGAGCACCACGTAGAACAGGGCAAACATAGGCACCAGAGCGGCGCGCTGCCATTCGGCGGCGCCATCTGATTTCAGTAATTCGACGGCTGTGACAAACAGTGCGTTGTCGGCCAACGAACTGAAAAATTGGGCCGACATGATCGTGTAAAAACCGCGCTTCATGGATGGGTCTGGCAGCTCGCAGCGTACTGCGAGCCTGCTGATTCTTCTTTCTTCTGTATCTACCCAAGGTTATATCACGCGGGTGCCACAATATTGACCATGCCCCGTCCGATACAAGCCTTTGTTCACACCGACGCTTTGCGTCATAACTTGGCGCGCATGCGCGTTGCTGCTCCTGACGCCCGTGTGTGGGCGGTGGTCAAAGCCAATGCGTATGGCCATGGCATTGAGCGTGTGTTTGAGGGTTTGCGAGGTGCCGACGGCTTTGCGCTGTTAGACCTCGATGAGGCGCAACGCCTACGCAGCTTGGGCTGGCGCGGACCGGTGCTGTTGCTGGAAGGCGTGTTTGAGTCTCGCGATTTAGAGCTTTGCTCACGCCTAGACCTGTGGCACACCGTGCATTGCGACGAGCAAATTGACATGCTCAGCCGTCACAAAACCCAAGTGCCGCACCGAATATTCCTCAAAATGAACAGCGGTATGAACCGCTTGGGTTTCACGCCCACACGGTTTCGTTCGGCGTGGACACGCTTGAACCAGTTGCCGCAAGTGGATGAGATTTCGCTCATCACCCACTTCAGCGATGCCGATGGCCCCAAAGGCATTGCCGAACAAATCGCCACGTTCACCAAAACCACCGAAGACTTGCCCGGCGAGCGCAGCACTTGCAACAGCGCGGGCTTGTTGCGTCACGCTGGCGATGCGGCAGTGGCTGCCGATTGGGTACGCCCCGGCATTGCGCTGTATGGCAGCGCGCCCGACTTTCCAGAGCGCAACATCGCGCAGTGGGATTTACAACCCACCATGAGTTTGCGCAGCCGCATCATTGCCACGCAAGACTTGCAAGCGGGCGACACCGTGGGTTACGGTTCGTCGTTCAAAGCAGATGCGCCCATGCGCTTAGGTGTGGTGGCCTGCGGCTATGCCGATGGTTACCCCCGCCATTGCCCCACGGGCACGCCTGTGTTGGTGGACGGGGTGCGCACCCGCACCTTGGGCCGCGTGAGCATGGACATGATTGCGGTTGACCTCACGCCTTGCGTTGAAACAGGTCATGAAGCGGGCTTTGGCAGCGAAGTCACGCTGTGGGGCAAAGCCAGCAACGGCACAGTGCTGCCGATTGACGAGGTCGCCCAAGCCGCGGGCACGGTGGGCTATGAGTTGATGTGCGCAGTGTCTGGCCGCGTGGGGTTCACGCAGGACTGAATCGCCGTTCAGTAAGGGCCTTTGCTGGCGCTCACTTCAGCCA
This window contains:
- the alr gene encoding alanine racemase yields the protein MPRPIQAFVHTDALRHNLARMRVAAPDARVWAVVKANAYGHGIERVFEGLRGADGFALLDLDEAQRLRSLGWRGPVLLLEGVFESRDLELCSRLDLWHTVHCDEQIDMLSRHKTQVPHRIFLKMNSGMNRLGFTPTRFRSAWTRLNQLPQVDEISLITHFSDADGPKGIAEQIATFTKTTEDLPGERSTCNSAGLLRHAGDAAVAADWVRPGIALYGSAPDFPERNIAQWDLQPTMSLRSRIIATQDLQAGDTVGYGSSFKADAPMRLGVVACGYADGYPRHCPTGTPVLVDGVRTRTLGRVSMDMIAVDLTPCVETGHEAGFGSEVTLWGKASNGTVLPIDEVAQAAGTVGYELMCAVSGRVGFTQD